Below is a genomic region from Trichomycterus rosablanca isolate fTriRos1 chromosome 15, fTriRos1.hap1, whole genome shotgun sequence.
ACCGACTGCCtcctttttcacctgcacaaggcaagttcatatgcggatcagccttatTAGCCCTGattagcattattccccaactcagcagaagtcgtaattgcaccagtcatgaggaaccctggtccggcttgtaCCACccccatgaacaacagccaatcgttgttcacgtagctgcccagcccagccgaaaggcagagctgagattcgatggtCTTTGGATCTCTAAGCTGAGCTGATTTAGATAAGACCTGTTAGTGCAACCGGCACCATCTTCACTaattaaaaagtgaataaaagctttatctcaATAACAAGTTTGCTAGGTTTTATGTGAGGTTTTATGAAGTGCTTCTTGTCTATCATTTGGATTGAGAATTTCTATTTTGGTTAGCTGAATCATCATCTATTATCTGGCTTTCCATTTCATGGTGACACATTTCTAGTTGTGTCTTGAGTACAACCCTGAGGTACATCACTGCAGTACATGATTTAGGGCACTTAAGTGAGCAAAGTATTTAAGGCTAGAAGAAGCTGCATAAGCATCATTGGTCTACCTGAATAATATAATGGCATAGCAAGGCAAACCTGGTGCAAACCAATGCCAAGAAACAAGAGAAACAAAAGGAGTGCCTGCGAATTCCAGTGCAAGTCTTTGAGGAATGTCATGAGTAAGACTTTAAAGACATGAATAAAATCACAGCCCGAGTTCAGTCCAACTACTCCATAGTTTCACTGTTGGAAGTGTAACCCACCCAGGAGTCATTAATGATGACCACACTAAGAGGCTCCAGTTTTATTTCCGAGGGGGTCTCCTTATCCATATCTAAAGGATCAGTAGCTCTTCCAACCATTTCAAGGAGTTCCTCTTTGGGTTCTGAGTACCCTATTTGACCTGAGATTTTTGGTTCCGTAGCAGTGACCACTGAATGGATAACAGTTCCTGAAGGTTGAGAAATCAGCTGTTGTCCTCCAGCAAACGTCACTACCGAAGCGCCAGTGATACCTGAACTAAAGAAGGTGACGTCTCCGTTTTCTCTCTTGACTTCTTCAGAGCTAGGATTAAAAGGAGCTGCATCATGGACCATGTTCTGCATGACGAGGGTCATCTCCTCTGGGACAGAATCTGAAATGGCTTGCATGAGGAACTGTGATGAAGTTACCACTGAGCCATCCATTCCTTGTTCGCTAGAGGATACAGGGACCAACTGAAGCGTAACCATCTGAGGAGCATGGCCTTCTGAGGGGAGCTCCAGATGCTCCTGCTTGACCTCAATGGTCTCTTGCTTCTCACGCAGGCTGTCTAACAGCTGAGCCGTTCGAAAGACAGAGCCATGCTGTCCTGGCTGGATGGACTGGACGTTCTGGAGAGTTCGAATCATCTCAGCAGAAACGATGGGAAGATGCTGTTGCTGGATTAGACCCAACGAGCGAGGCGTTTTGACGGTTCCTGCCACTTCGGCTTTGCGCTGGCTTCCGTTCACAGCCGTGCGTGGTTTGGTAGTCAGAGTGGTTATTTTGTTAGAACCGAGCAGTTGTGATGGAGAGGAAAGGCTGTGGTTGAAGGTCGTCAGCTCGTTGATGGATGTTTCACTGTAGCATTCTTCCTCGTTTTGAAAGCTACTGTCGCTGCCACCTCGGCCATCGTTATCATCACCTATGTAAACAATGTTTTTTGGCATCTCTGCAAACTGATACACCAGTCTTTGACCTTCAACCTTATTTAGAATACCACGCTGGTAGTAGTAtctataaaaaagaaaagaaataaatatataattataactaGTGACtggatttttaaatataattaagtaGGTTTATGCACAGTGCACTCTTCtcacacacaataaataaactgtaccaATGAAGAGGTATTTTGGAACATCATATAAGTCTTTTCAAAAAACGGACGCAggtgtattatttaaaacaatcaAACCAAATCTAGACGAGCAATACAGCCAAAACACACATGTGAAATTAAGTATCAATATTAAGGTAACatgatgggcggcacggtggctaaatgggtagcactgtcgtctcacagcaagaaggtcctgggttcaatcccaaggtgggg
It encodes:
- the LOC134329341 gene encoding ETS-related transcription factor Elf-1-like, whose amino-acid sequence is MNMAAAVQQTEGAWEGAIKQEDDSLQLADPLTFPAVIVEQMPQSYLLNYSGLTCDQTLRSGLERDSMDDLAQLTVEAYQSGNEDSMIESAEAAEALLNMDPCNPLDEKQLPQMVFLTSSLVDDGVVGQQQWIQRGSMTEDKPKAKKARRPKRPRPQSPMPDITIKKSKDSKGNTLYLWEFLIALLQDKNACPKYIKWTNWEKGIFKLVDSKAVSRLWGKHKNKPDMNYETMGRALRYYYQRGILNKVEGQRLVYQFAEMPKNIVYIGDDNDGRGGSDSSFQNEEECYSETSINELTTFNHSLSSPSQLLGSNKITTLTTKPRTAVNGSQRKAEVAGTVKTPRSLGLIQQQHLPIVSAEMIRTLQNVQSIQPGQHGSVFRTAQLLDSLREKQETIEVKQEHLELPSEGHAPQMVTLQLVPVSSSEQGMDGSVVTSSQFLMQAISDSVPEEMTLVMQNMVHDAAPFNPSSEEVKRENGDVTFFSSGITGASVVTFAGGQQLISQPSGTVIHSVVTATEPKISGQIGYSEPKEELLEMVGRATDPLDMDKETPSEIKLEPLSVVIINDSWVGYTSNSETME